Part of the Nicotiana sylvestris chromosome 5, ASM39365v2, whole genome shotgun sequence genome is shown below.
ctcagacttcccctactccgcaaaataaaaataacacaaAACTTGACACTAAAGAAAATTAATCAATAGATAAAAGATATACaggttgggttgcctcccaacaagcgccttatTTATAGTCGTGGCACAACTCTGCTATTCTGCTCAGGCTGGgcgctttctcttcttctttctcctATGAAGTCTAGCCTTTTTGCACGCTCTCGGAAGGTCTCCTCTTTCATCTCTGGTTCTTTTCTCAATCATCTTAACACGCTCAGCTGGAAATACCACATCCTTTAACTCAGTTGTCCCATCTGGATCACTATAATTCACATAAGGACTCTACTTTATCCCCTTCGATTCTACCACAGTAATCATGCACAAGTCCTCATAATGCTTAGGAAGCTTAAGTGCCTTGTACACATTAAAAGTGACCTCCTCATCGTCAACTCTCATTTTTAACTTCCCTGCTCTCACATCAATAATTGCTCCACCAGTAGCTAAGAATGGTCGTCCCAAAATAATGGGCACTTCCTCATCTGCCTTGTAATCAAGAACAATAAAATCAGAAGGAAGAATaaactttcccactcgaactaacACATCCTCAATAATTCCTTCGGGCATGACTAGTGATCTATCTGCTAGCTGTAAAGTGATTGTAGTAGGTCTAAGCACCCCCAATCCGAGTTGCTTGAACAAAGAggatggcatcaaatttatactagcCCCAAAATCGCACAGGGCTCTACCAACTTCTTGTTTTCCAAGAGACAagggaattgtgaaactcccaggatccttcaacttaggaggaagtttactctgaactctggcactgcactcttcagtaagtgcaactatTTCGAACTCTGCATGTCTTCGTTTGTTTGCCACAATATCTCTGAGATACCTTGCATACTTAGGCACTTCCTGCAAAATTTCCACCAAAGGCAGATTCACACTCACTTGGCTCAAAATATCTAGGAATTTCTTGTACTTAACACCATCTTTTTGCttctgcaatctttgtggaaATTGAGGTGGTGGCCTAGTCTCAATTACTGGATTGGGTCCCTTATCATCTTTCGCATTCCCCTCAACTGGCTTGGGAGCTAATTCTCCTTCAGGATGATCTGTATTATTCTTtttctttggaacttcttctagtGCTCTTCCATTTCTCAAGGTAACCGCATTGACTTGAGCTTTAGGATTGGGCTCAGTATCACTTGGAAGATCTCCAGCTGGTCTAGTGTTTTGAGCACTGGCAAGTTGTCCCATTTGACGCTCCAAATTTCTCATTTTTGCGGCGAGGGCTTGCTGTTCAGCCATCACTTTCTTTAACATGTCTTAAAGGTGACTTGTAGGACTCAGTTGTTGTTCAACCTGAGGTGGTCTATATTGTTGTTGAGGTGTCAGATTCTGAGGACCTTggtttccaccccaagagaagttTGGGTGGTTCCTCCAATTGGGATTGTAAGTGTCCCCATACTGATTAGTTTGGCCTCGATTTGCATTACCCACAAAATATACAGACTCTGGATTTGCTGGGCATAGATTGCTCATGTGACCCTCTCCACATACTTCACAAAATAATTGAACTTGTTGCACTGGTTGGGCTTGTTGCTTGTTAATGATCATGGTCATCTGATTGACTTGGTTGGTCAGCATAGAGACATGTGCTGACAATGCTGAGACAACATCCAATTCGAGAACCCCTGGTGATTTTGTACTGTGTGTCTGCCCATATCTCGTTGCCAATCCAGATTGCTCTTGGAGATTTGTTCAATAATGCATATATCTTGTCAAAGCTTTTCTCCAACACTTGACCCCCAGCTGCATCATCTACCACGATCTTTGTTTCAACATGTAGCCCTTCTATGAAAGTGTGAGCTAACACTTCATTCGTCTGATTATGATGAGGACAGTCTTTGAGTAGCCCCTTGAACCTTTCCCAAGACGAGTATAAAGATTCTCCCGCTTTTTGTTTGAAGGCCACTATCTCACTTCTGATCTTTGCAGTTTTGCCTGAAGGAAAGAACCTTGCCAGAAATTTTCTTGCCAAATCATTCCATGATGTAATGGAATTAGCTGGTTCTGCATTTAGACATCGCTTAGCCTCGCCCAACAGAGAGAATGGAAAAAGTGTGAGCCTCACATAATCTGGAGTGACCCCGTTAGTGATATAAGTATCACTAATCTCCAAGAAGTTCAGAATATGTTGTTGTGGATCCTCGTGTGGAAGACCCATAAATTGCCTGTTTGCATGAAGTAACTAGATCATGCTCTGTTTCAGCTCAAAGTGCCCAATGATTCTAGGCTTCACTATGCTGGAGGTAACATTAGCAATACGGGGCATTTCTACCTCCTGAACAGCCATATGTTGCTCCTCTGCCATATTCACATGAAATTGAATGAGTGCTTGAATATTGTTTGTATCCCTTGATTCCCTCAACCTTCAGTGAAATGTTTTCTCAGGTTCGGGGTCAAAGCCTTAAAGTCGATCCTGGCTTTTTACCCTAAGCATTCAATCAAAGTTCCTGAGATCTGAGCAACAATCAAGTAACGTTAAACTAGActaaataaacaattaaagcaaAAACTAGAAAGTACTTAATATTCAAGTCcccggcaacagcgccaaaaacttgttgctcccaaacgcacacgcaagtatacgtggtcgacaagtaatataatgaTAAGTTGAGTGTCGAACCCATAGAGACTTGTGTAAACTACTCACTAAATCACTAAAATTGTTATTCAATCCAGCTAAAATCAAAGTCCAATAATATGATTATATTACACTAcaattctaaataataactaagttatcaagtaacgagttgattgttgtgtattcagtagagacaagtattccagagttgtgatcgattcaccaatcgtattgtgttctaattaactctccctttcatataattcactcatggttgctaattaatcgataaatgcTCTCGTATCCTTCTCCCGAAGTGCTACTCACCTATTCTCAATAGATtaatgcctatattcctatgaaatcaatctattaagaacgcattaagatcacgatatttaattaagcatggtgactaggtatattcctatcctaaccacaaattcactccccctaagggttaagatcatgctctcttcaattcttctctaatctaaacacggctttcccaagcatagcatagatagtaaatagaacctaactgctggccagacaattaagcaattcaacacagaattgaagaaacaaccatatatgagtgaattataatcaaggtcaagctaatatcaaacaacaatattcatggctaaatcacaaccccagaataataggtgtttagccactcatgatgtaatcaaacaattgcataagtgttgaatcaattggaaatactagaaaaagatgaagaaaactgaGAATTCTTCGCTTCCTCACGATCCCGTGTGTATCTCTACTCCAAAGTGGCGTCCCCTCCCTCAAAataggtttagtcttgcttttatatcaGTTGGGTAGTTCTAGGGCCGAAATAAACTTGTCCCGGGCAAAATAGGACATATTTCACGTAACCAGCGCCCAACCTGGCGCCCTCCACGGCGCCTCATTATTTGTGCATACTGTTTTTGGCGCCACAGGTGGCGCCAGGCACTGCCTGTGGCACCCAACTGACCCTTTTTCCCGGTTTCGTTCGTGTTGGCTCAAATCTCGCGCGTTTCGTCCTGTTCCGTttagaatttggaaaaacgtaaaacatgaaagttataTACCTTTGAGTTAGGTTttcaaccatatattgtggagccaaAATAGAGTTTTGAGCAAAAGTTTATGTGTAGTTTACTAGGCAGTGCGCAATATGCCCTATCGAGTCTTCGTTTATTCTTAACTATCAAAGTTGACCCCTGACACGATCCcaacttaattccttgggcttttactcagacttcaaagctccaaatcacttgaattcattccataacatctatatagctcggaatcactcctacaaggcataaaacacatcgTTAGTGCAAAATattagcgattaaagcgcaaactcaactaaagtgcagtaaattagagtgtaataaccgactaaaatacgtaattattgCCTATCATcaggaacaaaagcaatataataacttcccgtcAAGGGAATAATGATATGTcaacaacatctcggcaagggaacaatactatcaaaacaaacatcccggcaagggatcattaatatcaaacaaacatcccagcaagggaacaatggtgataataatatatgaagcgcaataaatcacaacagagtcataacaactataatacaagactcacaggcatgcttgacaccaacgtatagatactcgtcgccatgcctatacgtcgtactccacaattaacatgtagcaaataagacacaactcctaatccctcaagctaaggttaaaccaaacacttacctcgatgcctcgaacacaactcaagtttcaattatagctttatcccttgattcctccgccaattcgctcgtatctagccacaagttacttaattacatcaataaacgctaaatgaatcaatttgaatgcatgaaaatgagttttccaaagttttacccaaaaagtcaaaattggccccgggcccacgtgttcaaaacccgaggttcgaaccaaaacccgattactcattcccgcacgagctcaaatatgtaatttgttttgaaatcggacctcaaatcgaggtccaaatccctaattttcaaaaaacctaggttctacccaaaacactcaatttcctccatgaaaatcattgatttgaagttgaaatcatgttaaaagatgttaatgattgaagaaaactagttaaaaatgacttacaattgatttggagaagaaatgttgtttgaaaaatcgcctcttatgttttttaggttttgaaaaatgtaCAATGACTGAAAAtgccgtctatttatacccctctcagaccccctgtgcggaccgcacaaaatggactgcggcggcacaggccttcctgagggtacTGCGTTCCAGTGCCCTGTGCAGACCGCAGAAAGTCAACTGTGGCCGCACAGTAGCGCCCATGTGTGGACCGCAGAAAGTCGACTGCGGCTGCATAGCCCTacaccgcgcaccgcacaaggCCGACCtcggaccgcactggcgggttcagaggcctgcaacttttggttttaatcctaaaatatcccggaacctacccaaaactcacccgagacctcggaactccaaaccaagtgcacacaaaacctcaaaaacatcctacggacttattcgtataatcaaatcaccaaaataatatcatgaacatcaaattaaacctcgagatcaatgaaatttctcaaaacttctttaaacatcaattttgcaatttaagtccgaatcacgtcaaatgacatccgtttttcgcCAAATTTCATagaaacgtcttaaatcatatataagacctatatcaggtgccggaaccaaaatacgggcccgataccatcatcttctaagcaaatttcatttcaaatttctttaaacaattttagaaaataattttctttaaaaaattcatttctcgggcttgggacctcagaatccGATTCcgtgcatacgcccaagtcccatattttcctacggaccctccggcaCCGTCTAATAacaggtccgggtccatttacccaaaacattgaccgaagtcaaatttattcattttatagtcaaaacttatcatttttcacagattttcacatttaaacTTTCTGGCTACGCACCTGgattgcacacgcaaatcgagttggtgctaagggaggtttttaaggcctcggaacatagaatttcattgaaacacaagtgatgaccttttgggtcatcatattctccacctgtTAAACaactgtttgtcctcgaacggatagaagaaggaagtacctgagtcggggaaaaaatggggataacggctccgcatattggactcggactcccaggtcgatgtctcaggaggctgacctctccactgaacacgaacagaaggaaaactcttcgatctcagctgatgaacctaccggtctaggatagccaccggctcctcctcataagataagtccttgtccaacttgaCAGtattgaaatctaacacgtgggatggatcgtcgtgatacttccgaagcatggacacatgaaacactggatgcacgactaatAAGCTctgcggcaatgcaagtctataagccacctctccaactcgatcaagaatctcaaacgggccaatgaacctagggctaagcttgcccttcttcccaaatctcatcacgcccttcataggcgacactcggagcaataccccctcaccaaccataaaagccacatctcgaactttgcggtctgcataactcttttgcctggactaagctgtatgaagcctatcctgaataatcccgACCTTGTCCAAgccctcctgaaccagatccgtacccaacaaccgagcctctccggCTCAAACCATTCAACCATaaaccgacaccgcctaccatataaagcctcataaggagccatctgaatactcgactggtagctattattgtaggcaaactctgctaaaggaaaaaactgatcccacgagcctccaaagtcgatGACacaggtgtgagcacgtgatttttgccttacgaaaactattccaaaataaatcaaaaataaaataaatttcttttactgtgcaatttttgaatttgcgtggtgtttgttaaatatttgtcttatatccgtaaatgtttactttgtcataacaaaatgaaaataaaaataaaaatatatgttgcatgcatatctaggatttaattatgcatttaataattgattcaaaaaataaaatcacaaaaatatgtgtctgttctagttttaatatttcactgtgtgattaatgtttggtCTGTATGTTAAACaattgttaaaaggtaattaatatatttagaagggtgatttttgtttttataattttaattaagattttaatgattaataataaaattagaaaataaaaatacaagttGTAAAATGAAACTCGGAcatggattaaaatccaggcccaaatcaagttacccccccccacagcccaatccaaacagcccagATCCGGTCTTattcaaacgagtcaaaacgacagcgtttggtcgtagtttatcagtgaccgttggatcaaagccaaccaacggctgagatcccacgaacctaaCCCGTAATCattacccgatccgatacccggttcaacccatGACCCCGAACTtcaaccaaacgacaacgtttggttaagtggattgatctcaaccgtgcatcttaattgatccaacagatgagatcaatccacctcacccctatataaggcccaaagccctaccccggcccctaacttaacacccccctctccactgttcatcatcatcttcctcaaacccacccctaaccctagccgccctaacatcccaccgcctgaaacccggcggcaacaacgccgccggtcaccaccttaacaccccagaaccccctgaacaccctctatccgaatatgttatccGCTTGGCTCGAATCTCTCTGAaagttctcgaatcttcatttgaagattcgagccaaactcagatctaaaccaaacaacccctagttaacaccatagtaccccctagcatgcctcgttatggatccggtgtttgtttggttcgaatcccctcagaactcttcgaatcttcttttgaaggttcgaaccaaacaagaacttacccagatttgttctaaactaac
Proteins encoded:
- the LOC104214669 gene encoding uncharacterized protein; the encoded protein is MLKKVMAEQQALAAKMRNLERQMGQLASAQNTRPAGDLPSDTEPNPKAQVNAVTLRNGRALEEVPKKKNNTDHPEGELAPKPVEGNAKDDKGPNPVIETRPPPQFPQRLQKQKDGVKYKKFLDILSQVSVNLPLVEILQEVPKYARYLRDIVANKRRHAEFEIVALTEECSARVQSKLPPKLKDPGSFTIPLSLGKQEVGRALCDFGASINLMPSSLFKQLGLGVLRPTTITLQLADRSLVMPEGIIEDVLVRVGKFILPSDFIVLDYKADEEVPIILGRPFLATGGAIIDVRAGKLKMRVDDEEVTFNVYKALKLPKHYEDLCMITVVESKGIK